The window TGTTTCACAGAGTTAATTTACCTTAGAAGATGATATTACTTGAAACAGCTCAAGGCTCAAATGTATCAGGGATAACAAAGCAACAACTCTTCCTCCTTAATTAAACTCAAAGTCTAATTTTCAAAAAGGTACCAAAGGAACTAGGTAGGGGGCTACAGGTCCAGTTTTTCAGGGTATTATAACTCCTTTTACTTGTTAATGTCTGATGACATAGAAATGGAACAGTTTAACAGGGAAATGCTACAGAATCTGGATTTAGAAACCAATGTAGTTTGACTAGCTAATTCTTCTTGGGTTTCTTGGAGTGACACTTGAAGAGACACATAGTAATTTTTGCTACTATAACCACCATGCAAATCCACTTAAAGGGTAATTTATATACAACTTTCCCTTTCAGaagaatttactttttttctaaaataaaaggaCATTTAAAGAAACAACTATTACCTTTAAAAAACCTCTTTAAAgtttctttgtaaatattatcacTGATTATaggatgaagaattcagaaagtaATTTCTTACATTTCAGTACCTTGGAACAGCATGAGATACACTACCCTGAACCTATACCACTGCAACAACAGACTATTTCCTTAAAGGTCTTTCGCATTTCAAGGCTCCGGAAAGCATAAATGAGGGGGTCAATGACTGAGTTGCACATGATCAGGACCAGGTAGGTGTTGAAGTGGGAGGTATAACAGATGCAGTGGGGGTTAGTGGGGCATGTGATGATGAGGATGAGATGGAGGAAGAAGGGTGCCCAGCAAAAAATGAACACCCCCAGCAGAATAGTGATAGTGACAGCCCCTTTCATGCAGGTATGTTGCTGCATCACCCCATCCGCTGGCAGTGCTGCAATACGCTTGACGTGTAGCCGGGCAAATAGGAACATGTGCATGTAGAGGGTGGCCATGAGGAGCAGCATGGCGAAAAACATAGTAACAAGGCACACGATGACAGTCTTGCTCTCAGAGTAGACGATGAACATAATGCCACAGATGAAACAACAGATCCAGATTGCCCCAATCAATGTGATGGCTTTTTTCACTGTCATGATGCTGTGGTAACGCAGGGCATAGAAAATGGTGATGTATCTATCAATGGCAATGACCAAGAGATTACAGATGGAGGCAACCAGGGAAATACAGATCATAGAGTCAAAGACATTGTCCATATGTTGAATGAGCTGGTCATCAAAGGTCAAGTAGTCATTGGTGAGGAGGACAATCATGACTGTCTCCAGAGCATTGGACACACTCACCAGCATGTCTGCCACTGCCAGACTGCAGAGGAAAAAGTACATAGGGGAGTGCAGATTTCCATTCTTCAACACAGCCAAGATGACAAGGATGTTTTCCAGGAGACTGATGattcccagagtcaggaagacctcggACTTGATGAAGACCTGCTCACAGAATCCAGGGCTGCTCTGGTTGCTGAAGAGGAAGGAGGTATTGACCTCCCCTGTGCCTTTTGACAGCAGACTCTGGGAAGAGAGTAAGGAGCCCGTTGCATTCATTGCCAACAAAAGGGCTGATTAGAGCTGGGGCACAGTGCAGGGTCCAGTCAGCTTAGAAAACAAATCTCTCTCaagatgctttttttccccttggtgtTTATTGACAGCAGTCTTCGGTTTTGTTCTTTTCTAGGAAAGAGTATGTTGAGAAAGATTAGCGCTGGGCTGAATGGGTACAGAAGTTTGCTGTTGATGTTTTTTCCGTCTTTGCTCTAACTCTCTCAGCTGAAGACGCAGCAATTGGCAGCCACTCTCTCTCCAGTCGTTAAATCAGTTTACTCTCAGCCTCTCTTCAGTTTCCCAGTTGAGGAAAAGGAAAACTGTTGTTTTTGGTTATTCCAGAAACAACCACTGGTTTCATGGTGAGGAAGGGGTCTTGGGCTCAGGGGAGTTTCAGCTGCAGCTCCAGTTTTTAGGAGGAAGAAAGACCTCAATGGATTTATACACAGTCACAAAAGAGAAACAACTCCTACTTAATCTTCCATGCAGCAAAATGACCACTTAGAGAGCAGGTAGCTTTTTGACTGACAGCCCCAACCAGCAGGTACCACATTCCCTCTGCCTACCCATCTgttggaagaaatgaaattatcTGGTGCCCTCTGCAGATCATATGGGTAATCTACTAGATTGGTGAAGCAGACTATTTCTTCAATAATAATAAAGCTAACACATATATTACCCAGGTGCTGAAATGTAGCTGGATGGACAGCTTGTTGGATTAGCCTATCAATGCCTTAGAAACAGTTCTTGAAGATAAACAATGAGTGGAGTCCAGGATTAAACAGGAAAATGAGAGCCTTATCTCTCAGGCTTGTAACTTCAgagttagttttgttttttctctgttaACCCACACATTTCAGAGGTTTCTTGGCTATTCCTTCACAGTATGTCTCATACTGACCTCTATATCCATCACAGTCCATAGAAACCACCCTCAGtcaggctcttatcacctctcATTCAGATTATTGTAATATAACCTCCTAACCGGTTATCTTGTTTCTAATCTCACCTCATTGTGATTCATCCTCTACATGACTTCTTCAGTAATCTTCCTAGTACCACTGAGATGATGTTACTCCTTCATTTGGAAACTGTCAAGGCTTCCCCATTACctatcaaatgggaaaaaaagtaagTCTTGaccctggcattcaaagccagtCACAATCTAGCTTTGTCTCAATTTGCTAactcttttaaagatttttttttcatattgaaatTAATAAGTTGACTCTCCTAATACCCAAATGGTTTATCAGGGACTCAAAATTCAGATGCTGCTCACATGTTAATAATCACTGAGTATTGGAAAGCTATCAACATAACAGTCCCATCACCCACGTGTCACTAGAAAATCATAAACCTTACACGTGACACTGTGTGACAAAGGTTGACAGCTCCATTCTTCCCACTCTAGtcataaaaatagttttgtaaaaaataaagattaacaTTAACATAAAGATTAACATTGAACATCAATTCTTCCAATTAACCTAGTTGGTTAATATTTGCATTTAAATTAACTAATTTGAATTCAAAGAGTATTTTAACAGATTTTCAGTCACTACCCCAAAGTCTTCAGGATTCCTTGTCCCATTTATTCTCATTCATTTCTCCCTTTTATCTGGCAATAGTGCATGTTCCATTTTCCTGGCTCTTCTTTTTTCACTTTGAATTATTTTACACAGGTCTTTATAGGTTTCTTTGTATGCTTCACTCCTGTCATccttattgtttttcattttattgttatattttatttaacaattCCCCATACTGCTGgacatttaggtttttttgtttattttttttacaactaTACATAATGTttctatgaaaataattgcaCAGATagcactttttgtttttattatttttttaaatttctgagtATATTTCTGCCAATGAAATTATTAGGTCAAAATGTATAACTTTTACTGCAGTAGCCAGATTAATCTTTGAAAGTATTTTACAAGTTTGCAATTCCACCAGCTATGGATATATGTATTGATTCCTCCTTTTCAGCATTGAATTTccttgcttttcattatttttgcccATTTTACAGCACCCAATCACTTGTGAAGTACAGCTTCAGGGTCATTTGCATGGCTCTGGTGTTGTCACCAGAGGAATGAAGAAAATTGGAAGGATGTTGCTTACTGCAACCCAAGAAATTCTCTTTACCCCTTTAGATTCATAACCGTGAAGACCAAGTTGAAGAAACCAACATAGTGTTTGTGATGAGGGTTGGTTGTCCATATGTCTGAACAGAATAACACTtcatgtatgtacgtatgtatgcatgcatgtatttgcACTAGGTACttagtaggcttttttttttacctatggGAGATTCTTGAAATTCTCAAAACTTTATCTTACTTTTAGCATCAGTTGtcccaaagatttttttcctagctgcttTATATTACAAATTATAATTGGTGGAAATGAATGCTACTCCAagcattttacttttctttttctatctctacaaATGCTTCTTTTAGTTTTGCAAACAGTTCTATGTCCAGAATTCAGTTTTCTTTACTATGCTTCCATGTATTATTTCCAATGCCAAATGTTACTTtataattttaagagaaaaatacaGCATCCTGATCTCTACATACAGTTTTCATCTAATTTGCTACTTATAGTTTTAGTCCCTTTGCCCCTCACAGTTTAATTCAACTCATCTCAAtgcaacaaatgcttattgaaaacCTTCTCTGAATAAGTTTATTAACCAAGTGCCTTGTTTTACCACCAATTATCATGCTTAAGGGATCATTGGTAAACATGTTTCATTGTGTTCATGTGCATAATTTagaatgtatatatttaaagttttccAGTATCATTGTGTTTCACAATTCACAACCATAACACAGTAAAGAGTGTTGTCAAAAAGTTTTGCCAAGTTGCATGATGCTTTCAATAAGCCAGAGTGTGATCTAGTAAAAACTCATATTTAATTCTTATGCCAGCTAGCTGTCTATTTGTAATGCTGGTTCAAGGGAGAGGTACTGACAGAGTAACTGAATGAACTGCTTATCCAATTGTATGCTGCAATCTTTGCAGtgttttcatccacttggttttcctAGGGTGCATGGTTAGGCTTATTTCTTTTGAGTGACTTTGGATTTTATTGAGGAAGCTTTGTAGAGTTTTGGAACTTTGATAAAATTaacatgatttcatttgtctTTGGAGATCTTCACTGtcaagagaaaataattcttttgtttGGAATCTTTGGAGGACATGTTCTAGAATAAATCCTTGTTCATTGGTTCACTGGTAAGATATGTTAGGTGAGCAAAGCTGTTTAAAATAAGCTCACTTTTATAATAATTAGTATGGGACAGAGTTATGTGTACAGTTGTTTCTATCATGGGACTAATATGATTTTAATGCATgtattatagaaatattttctgAAGAAAGCCTTCAAGATTGCATTTTATTATcgtcaaataatttttttttggtgaggcaatttgcgttaagtgacttgcccgaggtcacacagctagtaagtgttaagtgtctgaggccagatttgaacttaggtactcctgactccagggccggtgctctatccactgcgccacctagctgcccccaaataatttttctgaaatcaataaAACACGTTCTCAGTGCCTTTCAATCTGAAATGATAATAAACATAAGGGGatataatattttctattcatttaaatctttaataatctcaaaaatgatagATCCATTGAGATATCATAATCCCCATACTTCTatacctgtgtgtatatgtgtagttgcattatatatatatatattccccccctagacttatgatttcactgatatagaaaGTACTCAGTGAAGAAATGCACTCTATCAATAGAGAGTTggcaactgttctgcaacttatagtcttagagagttgcctagggccacatagtatgggtcagaggcaggatttgaacccagattttcttgactcagAGACCGGCTCTCTAACCATTAATCTAGTACATAAAGCAaactaatatattttaaaacgCACCAAATTGCTGGAAAGTAAAACAAACTCAGAAATATGCAGGGTGTCTCTCAAATTTctgtgcagttttaagctattaaagcttaaatatGTTCATAgtagatcagagaaaaaggaaaaggatgcctATatgcaaaaatacttatagcattttttttgttctttgtttttttttttttgtggtggcaaataattggaaatggaggggatgcccatcagttggggaatggctgaacaagttgtagtatatgattatatTATGATCAAATAATATTATGTTCTAAGGAATGatgaggatgatttcagaaaaaaactgggaagacatatgaactgatgcaaaataaagtgaatagaaccaggagaatattatacatagTGAAatcaatattgtatgatgatcttcTGTCAATATCTTAACTATTCTAATCATACAATGATATAAGACTATTCCAAAGGACTTAGAGTGTGTTCACATTGTTATGCTATACACCTTCAGAGAAAAAacactgatgttatctgaatataaattaaagcatactttttcactttattttttttgcaacatgctaatgtggaaatatgttttgcatgatctcaCATGTCTAATtgtatcatatttcttgtcttctcaatgggtgggggagatttagaactcaaaactaaaaaaaaagaatgcttaaaataaataaataatatgatttaaatggaaaaaatatgttagaaaaacaattttttttttttgcagggcagtgggggttaagtgacttgcccaaggtcacacagctagtaagtgtcaagtgtctgaggctggatttaaactcaggaactcctgaatccagggctggtgctttatccactgcgccacctagctgcccgaaaaacaaattttttaataGCAGCATTCATTGGGTATGCGGTCCATTGTTTCTTCTCATCAGTAACATACTAAAATGGCAACTGatgttccaagaaattatcattgccctgtaatgattgaaatgatgccataggaaagctctgccatgaggagaaggcatctgagggcaagccatgtagtcaagttccttggcatcaggaagtgacatttgctcgtgggtactgtctatcaaagctactagccaatcaatttgagaagcctcccatttctgagaggagaacacgaagtaggaagtggacgttGGCTGAGGATGgacttcctcttttggtttgagacatcagcGTCGTGGGAGGCtggtaggaaagctaggatttaagggacagctaggtggctcagtggatagagcactggctctggagtcaggagtacctgagttcaaatctggcctcagacacttaacacttactagcaatatgaccctgggcaagtcacttaaccccaattgcctcactaaaaaaaaaaaaaaaaggaaaactaggatttccatgctgtaagaaatctgttctcaatctttctctctctttactatcttttaACAAACCCTTGAAAGCCTAAACtattggtgaatttatcagtgattttagccagtttccccccaaaactgagggggacagattagaacccacatttagattttaaaataacacaGCCCTTTggacacaaaagcagttagactGTGTGATCCAATTGTAGTAAATATTTTCCAGTGATGTTGGTTTTCATTGAGAAAAACTTACtactttattcatttttcctttgtgtctCTCTTTCCATGTATATATAGGGAAAGTCAGGATCCACAAGGGGTGATTTGAAAGGAGCTATGCTAGCTTGTTAGAAATTTTCCATTTAGCCTGGGCATTCGGTGTCCAAATTGCCACCCGAAAGTGGTTCACATAGAATGAGATGCAGCCACCTGGATATTTTTGTTCAAAACAACAGGCAAAAAAATAATTGGTCCTGTTAAAGTGCTTGGGTAGTAGTGTGACCTTGCAGCTCAAATGTTCAgcaagaatcacagaatgtggAAATATCAAACTGGCTGATGTTTTAGAAGATGGAAAACAACTAGGGATGATGGCAAGTGGGAAGAGGGCAATAGAGGCAGTTGCTTTAGGTCAAGCCATAAGAGTGGGGTAGGTATGGGAGAACGCCCGGAAATGTAGCCACCACAGTACCTTTATTCTGCTTTTAAAAGCAAGGcatgttggggcggctaggtggcacagtggatagagcaccggccctggagtcaggagtacctgagttcaaatccggcctcagacacttaacacttactagctgtgtgaccctgggcaagtcacttaaccccaattgcctcacaaaaaaacaaaaaaaaaacaaaaaaacaaacaaacaaaaagcaaggcATGTTGACAATAATAGCTCTCATTTGTATTGTGCTTGTGGggactttaaatacattatcttatttgattcttacaatcaTCCCAGTTAGGCAGGTCTTGTGATCATGGccgtttacagatgaagaaaccaaagttcagagaagttaagggatgaCACAGTTACATGTAATATAGTTttgtggttacacagctagaaaatgtcataGACGTCATTTGAACTTCTTGTCTAGCATTCTTTCCCCTGCACGTGTAGATGAATGGCACAATCTTCTTGTATATACACAAGACTAACAGAGAAGAAGAGACTCTTAGGAtgaaggaggtgggagggagcttAAATGTCACTTagttcaatcttctcattttacagttgaggaaactgaaactgtaAAGGGGAAGTAACTTGTTCCAGGTCATGCAGTAAATTGGAATGAGACCTGGGCTTTGGTTCTGGCTCTGGACTCCAGTGGCTCTTTCCTTTATGCCCTGAAGTCTGTAGTTGGCATGTCTctatccctttttttctctttaatgatTCCCTCTTTTTTCAGGGAACCACTGCTTTCCACTGCTGGTATTGGCTGTCATTGACCTCCCAGTATGGTACCCTTCCCTCTGCTCAGGACcgtttccttttttctctcttttgagaAAACTTGAAGGATCCGTGCCCCTTTGTCTCAGATCCCTGACATGGATTTCCAGTTGATTTGATCAATTTCTTCTAGCTGGATATTAGTGCACATCATATTCTAAATTTATTAGCTATTGCCATTCACTTCTTTTTCAgccttctaaaatatttttattcatatattttgtttctgcATTACTTGGATTTACCCCtctatctctttccttccccactcGGAGGAAGCCATCCCATATACTAAATAactttaagaaaagaaacaaaaaaagaaaaagagaaagaaattttattttatttttaaaaaactgattaaCTTGTTGGAAAAATTTGTCCTGACCCCTGTAAAGGAACAGGAAGTGTCTTCTCATGTTTCCACTCTGGGGCCAATCTTGTTCTTTACAATTTAGGAATATTCATTTTCTAttgtttatttgttattatttccatttccattggtTTAGTCATTGTGTAGTATTTTCCTGGCTTTGcttccttatt is drawn from Dromiciops gliroides isolate mDroGli1 chromosome 2, mDroGli1.pri, whole genome shotgun sequence and contains these coding sequences:
- the MC3R gene encoding melanocortin receptor 3 — its product is MNATGSLLSSQSLLSKGTGEVNTSFLFSNQSSPGFCEQVFIKSEVFLTLGIISLLENILVILAVLKNGNLHSPMYFFLCSLAVADMLVSVSNALETVMIVLLTNDYLTFDDQLIQHMDNVFDSMICISLVASICNLLVIAIDRYITIFYALRYHSIMTVKKAITLIGAIWICCFICGIMFIVYSESKTVIVCLVTMFFAMLLLMATLYMHMFLFARLHVKRIAALPADGVMQQHTCMKGAVTITILLGVFIFCWAPFFLHLILIITCPTNPHCICYTSHFNTYLVLIMCNSVIDPLIYAFRSLEMRKTFKEIVCCCSGIGSG